Below is a window of Mucilaginibacter sp. PAMC 26640 DNA.
TCAAATAAGGTCGATGAAAATTCAAACCGACGCAGAAGGCAGTTATATGAGTAAGATAGCGGTACCAAAAACAGGTCCTCTACAGTTTTTTATAATAAGAGCTGTAGCACAATCACATGTAAAAGAGGTGAAAGTGATCTGTCAATGACGTGTGTTAGCAAAATGGACCATCTATAGCCCTTTTGGCGGCAATTAATATCTCGTCTCGAAATTTAGCATTTAGTTCAGCAACGCTTTGCAACGACGCGGTGGATGCGCTGTTTATCAGGTACGGGCATTTGGATGCAGAAGGGAATACAGAAATGAGACCTAAAGTGGGTATAGTAATCCAGAAGCACAGCTTTGGTGATCTCATTACCTTCAACTGGAGCAACGCACCCTTCTTTATCGAAGTAAACAACGACCTTAAGTTAAATATGTCCGTAACAGCTTAAGAACGTAGTTGAAACCAGATGCATAATTATACGATAACCAGTTTAAAAAATGCTGTAACTGATTATTTCGATGGGCGCTTTGGAGAAACTAAGATTCATCAAAATTCAACAGAAGTAATATTAGAAGGCTTGGCAGATAATAATGTTTTACATGGGTTTTTCAGTTAGACGAAATCAACGTCCTTGAGATCGCGTTTGTTTACTATTTGGAAAACGTAAGGCGAACGTTTGTTGAGCAAGAATTTAAAAGTCAAAGTACGTTTAAAAGCGAAATATTATTTTAATCCAGTTGGACGCAATAGAACACGGCATTAAAGGGGTTTAGGATGATGAAGCATCAGCCGAAAGGCAAAGGGAATACTATACTTTTTTGTTCCCGCACCAGAGTTCGTAATCATAAAAGCGGTTAGATACAGGGATTACAGATTGAAAGTCTCTCAAATAAAATACTTAAGTTAGCAATTCAAAATTAACTTAAACGACATGCAAAAAGTAGTGACTGTGCACACTACCATAAATAACATAAACAAGGAAAAGTATTTTACAGAGATGGAGTTTCCTTTACTTAATCAATATCTTAATGAAGGATACTCGGTATCGCAAATACTGCCCGTTACGGCAGATTCGAGCAGTTATAGGTATGCTTTGACATTCGTACTTAATAAAAACGATTAGCAAAATTATTAAAACAAGGAAGCAGCTTATTGCAGCGAAGCCAAAAGTTTAAAAGAATTTACAATTAACCTTTGTAATGATGAGCCCTATATTGTATCGGGCTCATTCCTTTTAGATTAAGTTTTAACTGCTTCTTGCCATACACATACAATTGAGCAGTACTGCCAAATCATATCTATTCCTTAGCTCCATTATTGCTATATTTTTTTCTTGGTTTAAGTTAAGACTTGAAGCTTTTTAGCAGTTCATTTTCTGCTCTCAGGTACTCGTTTTCGTTTAGCAGCTCCTCTTCCAGGGTCAAGGGTTTGGCTGGCTTCTTTGATTGCGTTTGATTGGTAGTTTCATCTTTGCACGGCCGCCTGTTGGTTTCGCGGCCAGGCCGGGTTCACCCATTGATTCATAAGCATTGCGCCAACTTAAGTTCGCTGATTCGCTCGGTATATTAAACCGGACACAGGCTGCACGTAAATATAATAGTTCCTTATCTAAAGCCTTCAAAACCATAAGCTAAAAATTTACAGCGTAACGCTGCTTCGCTCTTGGCTTCAGCCCTTGCTTGCCGTAAGCCTCATAAAAGCCCAGCCATCGCCGCAGATTCGAGTGTTAATGAAGTTTTGCTTCGCTACTGCCTTTACAGATCCATTCCCTTTTAATACAGCTTCTACACATTGAAGCCGAAAATCATAATCATACTTTTTTACTTTTAAGCATAAAATGCCCCCAATCAGTGTCTAAAGTTTTGGGGGCAGTGCAATAAGCGGCTTTTTTGTTTTATCTCTGCACGTCCAACTCCATATCCGGCCTCGCTATGGTTTGTGCCGGTACCGCCATTGCGGTGCTATCTCTAATTCCGAAGGCATAACGCAGTACGCGCACATAGATATTAAACTGCCGTTTCTCCTTTTGGCTGCTGCTGTAGGCCCATCCGGGGTTTATTTTGAAAAACCAAGGATTTTGAAACATACTGGGGCGCAATTGCGTAAAATGACGCGGCAGTATCTTCGCAATCATATTATCAGCCACTAAGATTTCTTACAGTTAAGTTAGTATAAGTCAAATTCACCTCATAATGAGGTTCAATTAAAGTTCCTTCATATGAGCTATTTTTACTGGTATTATATTGTAATATTCATGTTTTCGGCGCTACTCACTTGGTTATGTATTCCGTCAATTCTGCATGTGGCCCGCGCCCGCCATTTGTATGATGATGTCGGTCACTTCCGTAAACAGCACGACCACGGTATTCCCCGCCTGGGAGGAATAGCCATATTTGCCAGCTTTAATATTACGTTACTACTTTTAAGTATGGTGGACAAGAGCCTTCCGATCACTCACCTCTTGACCGCCGGTACTATCCTTTTCGCCATGGGCCTGAAAGATGACCTTTCTGGGGTTAATTCGAGCACGAAATTCCTGATCCAGTTTTTTGTCGCTGCCATCCTCGTTATTCCTGGCAATATCCGGTTAACCAGTCTATACGGCATATTTGGTATCTACGAGATCAGCTATATCATTAGTGTTATACTTTCCCATTTATTTGTTGTATTGATCGTCAATTCCTTTAACCTTATCGACGGTGTTGACGGTCTTGCTGCCGTCACGTGTGTGGTCGTGAACGGTAGTTTCACCATATTGTTTATTTATACCGGCCAGTTGGAGCTGGCCGCGATAGCTTTAATCATTACCGGAGCCGTTGTCGGATTTTTGCGTTTTAATCTAACGCCTGCTAAGATATTTATGGGTGATACCGGTTCCTTGCTGCTTGGTCTGATTTCAGCGTTCATGGCCATGAAATTCTTAGAGATCAGTAAATCTTCGCCCACCGGTGGACCTTTTAACTTTTCCGCACCGGCGCTGACGCTGGCTATTTTAATCGGACCGATCTTTGATACCCTTCGGGTCTTTACACTTCGTATAATTAGAGGTGTTTCTCCTTTCACTGCCGACAGGAACCACATCCATCACCAAGTACTTCGTTTGGGTCTCAGCCATCTGCAAACAACCGTTCTATTGGCGGCTATTAATATTCTATGTATTGTTATGGTCATTCTTTTCAGTAAAGTGAGTAATCTTACGTTGATCACGATGATTTTGGCTAATTCACTCTTATTCAATTTGCTGATCACTTACCTTGTCAGGTGCAGAAGCCGGGAAACCTATGATCTCCGGAATCTTTTTGTTTGACATTACTATTGCATGGCGACCAAGCTTTTCGTCCAAATTAAGCACTCCTACAGCATTACATGCCCTAAACATACCGTCTTTAATTATCCAACTAACGCAACGTAGTTGGCACTGCAAGTGACTCTTCCGAACATCCATCATTTTCTGCAATCCTGAATCTAGAAGTTAGTTGGAGATTCCGGAGGCTTGATTATCCAATTACGTAGGT
It encodes the following:
- a CDS encoding undecaprenyl-phosphate alpha-N-acetylglucosaminyl 1-phosphate transferase, which gives rise to MSYFYWYYIVIFMFSALLTWLCIPSILHVARARHLYDDVGHFRKQHDHGIPRLGGIAIFASFNITLLLLSMVDKSLPITHLLTAGTILFAMGLKDDLSGVNSSTKFLIQFFVAAILVIPGNIRLTSLYGIFGIYEISYIISVILSHLFVVLIVNSFNLIDGVDGLAAVTCVVVNGSFTILFIYTGQLELAAIALIITGAVVGFLRFNLTPAKIFMGDTGSLLLGLISAFMAMKFLEISKSSPTGGPFNFSAPALTLAILIGPIFDTLRVFTLRIIRGVSPFTADRNHIHHQVLRLGLSHLQTTVLLAAINILCIVMVILFSKVSNLTLITMILANSLLFNLLITYLVRCRSRETYDLRNLFV